The proteins below come from a single Vicugna pacos chromosome 13, VicPac4, whole genome shotgun sequence genomic window:
- the CCDC27 gene encoding coiled-coil domain-containing protein 27 isoform X1 codes for MMGVKKEIGGQAANVSGQISHVELASGLPSQQKIKADDMPRFYGDICDAVRCSQDPLGQGALGTALLSARAWACRFMLGAEFPTTPRSGGPEDQSKSSFRWQTLAIWSHAPNVTCQSQHAKEEKYGAQLDGEEPDGPPESGQPGRPDPGTETSPQAARHQQGDYNHDASLEDSGFASEVEELWRKFLMRPSCPQFSTRSTSMTHYGPATTLAPPEELCFDSEPRTMTEDLLPGQQGLDVQVDGLLHPFSKSACEFSSLQKRSAPRVPSPASSRPALAQSDLRRGVPWYVAVIHEKDHCLLTLGEEVRRLSELEMQVQKKDQEILALQEEREALKRQLRSLLKGTGQEALLSQGTRKRPSECVSKPQKRQSTVKTTGDEGELEPRRQMQKEFSVTMTDRGQVPEGGGLEEEEGLEGEAERAVDKGGRGSGSKKGTLQEKGGEEEEEVEEEEVEEEEEEEEKMMEEEESGVELEEEKEVQEDKIVGRKRAGSLDDTFEEELMAQLEEYEQLIQEFQFQLEITRTRYSLATGAIKSLQQQVERQESQLQAVSTENELLQKELRARKHQLQAMSDKFSSLREDKKHQEMMGLIEKDNLLLRQQVWDLERELAKREQAISGSEARISQLQAQVSQQHDHLQRRKQLQEEAQDKKEQIQQAEQQARVALESAQARLERLRNKIIQAAFNAVGVKSLATEISDSDILEALQRIISERNDYYNQLKQKGVKMPPLQQLEIRASPSKSKKITSK; via the exons ATGATGGGGGTGAAAAAGGAGATAGGAGGGCAGGCTGCTAACGTGTCAGGGCAGATCTCTCACGTGGAACTGGCTTCTGGTCTCCCTTCCCAGCAGAAAATTAAGGCAGATGACATGCCCCGTTTCTATGGAGACATCTGTGATGCTGTACGCTGCTCCCAGGATCCCTTAGGACAGGGAGCTTTGGGAACTGCTCTTCTCTCGGCCCGTGCTTGGGCCTGCAGGTTCATGCTTGGGGCCGAGTTCCCCACGACACCCAGGTCCGGAGGCCCAGAGGATCAGTCCAAGTCATCATTCAGGTGGCAAACCTTGGCCATTTGGTCCCACGCTCCCAATGTTACCTGTCAGAGCCAGCATGCCAAAGAAGAAAAGTATGGTGCCCAACTTGATGGAGAAGAGCCTGATGGTCCTCCAGAGAGTGGCCAGCCGGGAAGACCAGACCCCGGAACGGAAACTTCACCGCAAGCAGCACGCCATCAGCAG GGCGATTACAACCACGATGCCAGCCTGGAGGACAGTGGCTTTGCATCTGAAGTGGAGGAGCTTTGGAGAAAGTTTCTCATGCGTCCCAGCTGCCCCCAGTTCAGCACCAGGTCCACGTCCATGACCCACTACG GCCCAGCCACCACACTCGCTCCGCCGGAGGAGCTGTGCTTCGACTCTGAGCCCCGGACGATGACCGAGGACCTGCTCCCTGGCCAGCAGGGCTTGGACGTGCAGGTGGACG GCCTCCTCCATCCCTTCAGTAAGAGCGCCTGCGAGTTCAGTTCCCTGCAGAAGAGGAGTGCGCCCCGGGTGCCGAGCCCGGCCTCCAGCCGCCCAGCCCTGGCGCAGAGCGACCTGAGGAGGGGGGTGCCCTGGTACGTCGCTGTCATCCACGAGAAG GATCACTGCCTGCTCACGCTCGGGGAGGAAGTCCGGCGCCTCTCCGAGCTGGAGATGCAGGTTCAGAAGAAAGACCAGGAGATCCTGGCtctccaggaggagagggaggccttGAAGAGGCAGCTGAGATCCCTCCTGAAGGGCACGGGCCAGGAGGCCTTGCTCAGCCAGGGCACCAGG AAGCGGCCCTCGGAGTGCGTGTCAAAGCCGCAGAAGAGGCAGAGCACCGTGAAAaccacgggggacgagggggagCTGGAACCCAGGAGGCAG ATGCAGAAAGAGTTCTCTGTGACCATGACCGACAGAGGCCAGGTCCCAGAAGGAGGCGGCCTCGAGGAGGAAGAGGGCCTGGAAGGGGAGGCTGAGAGGGCTGTGgacaagggagggaggggcagtgggAGCAAGAAGGGGACTCTGCAGGAGAAGggaggcgaggaggaggaggaggtggaggaggaggaggtggaggaggaggaggaggaggaggagaagatgaTGGAGGAAGAGGAGTCGGGGGTGGaactggaggaggagaaggaagtccAGGAGGACAAGATTGTCGGCAGGAAGAGAGCTGGCTCCCTGGACGACACCTTTGAGGAGGAGCTGATGGCCCAGCTGGAGGAGTATGAGCAGTTGATACAGGAGTTCCAGTTCCAGCTGGAGATCACCCGGACCAGATACTCCCTGGCCACAG GTGCCATCAAGTCCCTGCAACAACAAGTGGAGCGCCAGGAGTCCCAGCTGCAGGCGGTCAGCACGGAGAACGAGCTGCTGCAGAAGGAGCTGCGGGCGCGGAAGCACCAGCTGCAGGCCATGTCCGACAAG TTCTCCAGCCTCCGGGAGGACAAGAAGCACCAGGAGATGATGGGGCTCATCGAGAAAGACAACCTCCTTCTCCGACAG CAAGTGTGGGACCTGGAGCGAGAACTCGCCAAGCGGGAGCAGGCCATCTCGGGCTCGGAGGCCAGGATCAGCCagctgcaggcccaggtgagccAGCAGCACGACCACCTGCAGAGGCGGaagcagctgcaggaggaggcgCAGGACAAGAAGGAGCAGATCCAGCAGGCGGAGCAGCAGGCCCGCGTGGCCCTGGAGAGCGCCCAGGCCCGG CTcgaaagactgagaaacaagatcATCCAGGCTGCCTTTAACGCCGTCGGGGTCAAGTCCTTGGCCACAGAGATCTCTGACAGTGACATCCTGGAGGCCCTGCAG AGGATCATCTCAGAGAGAAATGACTACTACAACCAGCTGAAACAGAAGGGTGTCAAAATGCCCCCCCTGCAGCAGCTGGAGATCAGAGCCTCGCCCAGCAAGTCCAAGAAGATAACCTCCAAGTAG
- the CCDC27 gene encoding coiled-coil domain-containing protein 27 isoform X3 — translation MLPVRASMPKKKSMVPNLMEKSLMVLQRVASREDQTPERKLHRKQHAISRSAQAVGCCCRRTGDYNHDASLEDSGFASEVEELWRKFLMRPSCPQFSTRSTSMTHYGPATTLAPPEELCFDSEPRTMTEDLLPGQQGLDVQVDGLLHPFSKSACEFSSLQKRSAPRVPSPASSRPALAQSDLRRGVPWYVAVIHEKDHCLLTLGEEVRRLSELEMQVQKKDQEILALQEEREALKRQLRSLLKGTGQEALLSQGTRKRPSECVSKPQKRQSTVKTTGDEGELEPRRQMQKEFSVTMTDRGQVPEGGGLEEEEGLEGEAERAVDKGGRGSGSKKGTLQEKGGEEEEEVEEEEVEEEEEEEEKMMEEEESGVELEEEKEVQEDKIVGRKRAGSLDDTFEEELMAQLEEYEQLIQEFQFQLEITRTRYSLATGAIKSLQQQVERQESQLQAVSTENELLQKELRARKHQLQAMSDKFSSLREDKKHQEMMGLIEKDNLLLRQQVWDLERELAKREQAISGSEARISQLQAQVSQQHDHLQRRKQLQEEAQDKKEQIQQAEQQARVALESAQARLERLRNKIIQAAFNAVGVKSLATEISDSDILEALQRIISERNDYYNQLKQKGVKMPPLQQLEIRASPSKSKKITSK, via the exons ATGTTACCTGTCAGAGCCAGCATGCCAAAGAAGAAAAGTATGGTGCCCAACTTGATGGAGAAGAGCCTGATGGTCCTCCAGAGAGTGGCCAGCCGGGAAGACCAGACCCCGGAACGGAAACTTCACCGCAAGCAGCACGCCATCAGCAGGTCGGCCCAGGCTGTCGGCTGCTGCTGCAGGAGGACG GGCGATTACAACCACGATGCCAGCCTGGAGGACAGTGGCTTTGCATCTGAAGTGGAGGAGCTTTGGAGAAAGTTTCTCATGCGTCCCAGCTGCCCCCAGTTCAGCACCAGGTCCACGTCCATGACCCACTACG GCCCAGCCACCACACTCGCTCCGCCGGAGGAGCTGTGCTTCGACTCTGAGCCCCGGACGATGACCGAGGACCTGCTCCCTGGCCAGCAGGGCTTGGACGTGCAGGTGGACG GCCTCCTCCATCCCTTCAGTAAGAGCGCCTGCGAGTTCAGTTCCCTGCAGAAGAGGAGTGCGCCCCGGGTGCCGAGCCCGGCCTCCAGCCGCCCAGCCCTGGCGCAGAGCGACCTGAGGAGGGGGGTGCCCTGGTACGTCGCTGTCATCCACGAGAAG GATCACTGCCTGCTCACGCTCGGGGAGGAAGTCCGGCGCCTCTCCGAGCTGGAGATGCAGGTTCAGAAGAAAGACCAGGAGATCCTGGCtctccaggaggagagggaggccttGAAGAGGCAGCTGAGATCCCTCCTGAAGGGCACGGGCCAGGAGGCCTTGCTCAGCCAGGGCACCAGG AAGCGGCCCTCGGAGTGCGTGTCAAAGCCGCAGAAGAGGCAGAGCACCGTGAAAaccacgggggacgagggggagCTGGAACCCAGGAGGCAG ATGCAGAAAGAGTTCTCTGTGACCATGACCGACAGAGGCCAGGTCCCAGAAGGAGGCGGCCTCGAGGAGGAAGAGGGCCTGGAAGGGGAGGCTGAGAGGGCTGTGgacaagggagggaggggcagtgggAGCAAGAAGGGGACTCTGCAGGAGAAGggaggcgaggaggaggaggaggtggaggaggaggaggtggaggaggaggaggaggaggaggagaagatgaTGGAGGAAGAGGAGTCGGGGGTGGaactggaggaggagaaggaagtccAGGAGGACAAGATTGTCGGCAGGAAGAGAGCTGGCTCCCTGGACGACACCTTTGAGGAGGAGCTGATGGCCCAGCTGGAGGAGTATGAGCAGTTGATACAGGAGTTCCAGTTCCAGCTGGAGATCACCCGGACCAGATACTCCCTGGCCACAG GTGCCATCAAGTCCCTGCAACAACAAGTGGAGCGCCAGGAGTCCCAGCTGCAGGCGGTCAGCACGGAGAACGAGCTGCTGCAGAAGGAGCTGCGGGCGCGGAAGCACCAGCTGCAGGCCATGTCCGACAAG TTCTCCAGCCTCCGGGAGGACAAGAAGCACCAGGAGATGATGGGGCTCATCGAGAAAGACAACCTCCTTCTCCGACAG CAAGTGTGGGACCTGGAGCGAGAACTCGCCAAGCGGGAGCAGGCCATCTCGGGCTCGGAGGCCAGGATCAGCCagctgcaggcccaggtgagccAGCAGCACGACCACCTGCAGAGGCGGaagcagctgcaggaggaggcgCAGGACAAGAAGGAGCAGATCCAGCAGGCGGAGCAGCAGGCCCGCGTGGCCCTGGAGAGCGCCCAGGCCCGG CTcgaaagactgagaaacaagatcATCCAGGCTGCCTTTAACGCCGTCGGGGTCAAGTCCTTGGCCACAGAGATCTCTGACAGTGACATCCTGGAGGCCCTGCAG AGGATCATCTCAGAGAGAAATGACTACTACAACCAGCTGAAACAGAAGGGTGTCAAAATGCCCCCCCTGCAGCAGCTGGAGATCAGAGCCTCGCCCAGCAAGTCCAAGAAGATAACCTCCAAGTAG
- the CCDC27 gene encoding coiled-coil domain-containing protein 27 isoform X4 gives MMGVKKEIGGQAANVSGQISHVELASGLPSQQKIKADDMPRFYGDICDAVRCSQDPLGQGALGTALLSARAWACRFMLGAEFPTTPRSGGPEDQSKSSFRWQTLAIWSHAPNVTCQSQHAKEEKYGAQLDGEEPDGPPESGQPGRPDPGTETSPQAARHQQGDYNHDASLEDSGFASEVEELWRKFLMRPSCPQFSTRSTSMTHYGPATTLAPPEELCFDSEPRTMTEDLLPGQQGLDVQVDGLLHPFSKSACEFSSLQKRSAPRVPSPASSRPALAQSDLRRGVPWYVAVIHEKDHCLLTLGEEVRRLSELEMQVQKKDQEILALQEEREALKRQLRSLLKGTGQEALLSQGTRKRPSECVSKPQKRQSTVKTTGDEGELEPRRQMQKEFSVTMTDRGQVPEGGGLEEEEGLEGEAERAVDKGGRGSGSKKGTLQEKGGEEEEEVEEEEVEEEEEEEEKMMEEEESGVELEEEKEVQEDKIVGRKRAGSLDDTFEEELMAQLEEYEQLIQEFQFQLEITRTRYSLATGAIKSLQQQVERQESQLQAVSTENELLQKELRARKHQLQAMSDKFSSLREDKKHQEMMGLIEKDNLLLRQCGTWSENSPSGSRPSRARRPGSASCRPSSKD, from the exons ATGATGGGGGTGAAAAAGGAGATAGGAGGGCAGGCTGCTAACGTGTCAGGGCAGATCTCTCACGTGGAACTGGCTTCTGGTCTCCCTTCCCAGCAGAAAATTAAGGCAGATGACATGCCCCGTTTCTATGGAGACATCTGTGATGCTGTACGCTGCTCCCAGGATCCCTTAGGACAGGGAGCTTTGGGAACTGCTCTTCTCTCGGCCCGTGCTTGGGCCTGCAGGTTCATGCTTGGGGCCGAGTTCCCCACGACACCCAGGTCCGGAGGCCCAGAGGATCAGTCCAAGTCATCATTCAGGTGGCAAACCTTGGCCATTTGGTCCCACGCTCCCAATGTTACCTGTCAGAGCCAGCATGCCAAAGAAGAAAAGTATGGTGCCCAACTTGATGGAGAAGAGCCTGATGGTCCTCCAGAGAGTGGCCAGCCGGGAAGACCAGACCCCGGAACGGAAACTTCACCGCAAGCAGCACGCCATCAGCAG GGCGATTACAACCACGATGCCAGCCTGGAGGACAGTGGCTTTGCATCTGAAGTGGAGGAGCTTTGGAGAAAGTTTCTCATGCGTCCCAGCTGCCCCCAGTTCAGCACCAGGTCCACGTCCATGACCCACTACG GCCCAGCCACCACACTCGCTCCGCCGGAGGAGCTGTGCTTCGACTCTGAGCCCCGGACGATGACCGAGGACCTGCTCCCTGGCCAGCAGGGCTTGGACGTGCAGGTGGACG GCCTCCTCCATCCCTTCAGTAAGAGCGCCTGCGAGTTCAGTTCCCTGCAGAAGAGGAGTGCGCCCCGGGTGCCGAGCCCGGCCTCCAGCCGCCCAGCCCTGGCGCAGAGCGACCTGAGGAGGGGGGTGCCCTGGTACGTCGCTGTCATCCACGAGAAG GATCACTGCCTGCTCACGCTCGGGGAGGAAGTCCGGCGCCTCTCCGAGCTGGAGATGCAGGTTCAGAAGAAAGACCAGGAGATCCTGGCtctccaggaggagagggaggccttGAAGAGGCAGCTGAGATCCCTCCTGAAGGGCACGGGCCAGGAGGCCTTGCTCAGCCAGGGCACCAGG AAGCGGCCCTCGGAGTGCGTGTCAAAGCCGCAGAAGAGGCAGAGCACCGTGAAAaccacgggggacgagggggagCTGGAACCCAGGAGGCAG ATGCAGAAAGAGTTCTCTGTGACCATGACCGACAGAGGCCAGGTCCCAGAAGGAGGCGGCCTCGAGGAGGAAGAGGGCCTGGAAGGGGAGGCTGAGAGGGCTGTGgacaagggagggaggggcagtgggAGCAAGAAGGGGACTCTGCAGGAGAAGggaggcgaggaggaggaggaggtggaggaggaggaggtggaggaggaggaggaggaggaggagaagatgaTGGAGGAAGAGGAGTCGGGGGTGGaactggaggaggagaaggaagtccAGGAGGACAAGATTGTCGGCAGGAAGAGAGCTGGCTCCCTGGACGACACCTTTGAGGAGGAGCTGATGGCCCAGCTGGAGGAGTATGAGCAGTTGATACAGGAGTTCCAGTTCCAGCTGGAGATCACCCGGACCAGATACTCCCTGGCCACAG GTGCCATCAAGTCCCTGCAACAACAAGTGGAGCGCCAGGAGTCCCAGCTGCAGGCGGTCAGCACGGAGAACGAGCTGCTGCAGAAGGAGCTGCGGGCGCGGAAGCACCAGCTGCAGGCCATGTCCGACAAG TTCTCCAGCCTCCGGGAGGACAAGAAGCACCAGGAGATGATGGGGCTCATCGAGAAAGACAACCTCCTTCTCCGACAG TGTGGGACCTGGAGCGAGAACTCGCCAAGCGGGAGCAGGCCATCTCGGGCTCGGAGGCCAGGATCAGCCagctgcaggcccag CTcgaaagactga
- the CCDC27 gene encoding coiled-coil domain-containing protein 27 isoform X2 translates to MMGVKKEIGGQAANVSGQISHVELASGLPSQQKIKADDMPRFYGDICDAVRCSQDPLGQGALGTALLSARAWACRFMLGAEFPTTPRSGGPEDQSKSSFRWQTLAIWSHAPNVTCQSQHAKEEKYGAQLDGEEPDGPPESGQPGRPDPGTETSPQAARHQQGDYNHDASLEDSGFASEVEELWRKFLMRPSCPQFSTRSTSMTHYGPATTLAPPEELCFDSEPRTMTEDLLPGQQGLDVQVDGLLHPFSKSACEFSSLQKRSAPRVPSPASSRPALAQSDLRRGVPWYVAVIHEKDHCLLTLGEEVRRLSELEMQVQKKDQEILALQEEREALKRQLRSLLKGTGQEALLSQGTRKRPSECVSKPQKRQSTVKTTGDEGELEPRRQMQKEFSVTMTDRGQVPEGGGLEEEEGLEGEAERAVDKGGRGSGSKKGTLQEKGGEEEEEVEEEEVEEEEEEEEKMMEEEESGVELEEEKEVQEDKIVGRKRAGSLDDTFEEELMAQLEEYEQLIQEFQFQLEITRTRYSLATGAIKSLQQQVERQESQLQAVSTENELLQKELRARKHQLQAMSDKFSSLREDKKHQEMMGLIEKDNLLLRQQVWDLERELAKREQAISGSEARISQLQAQLERLRNKIIQAAFNAVGVKSLATEISDSDILEALQRIISERNDYYNQLKQKGVKMPPLQQLEIRASPSKSKKITSK, encoded by the exons ATGATGGGGGTGAAAAAGGAGATAGGAGGGCAGGCTGCTAACGTGTCAGGGCAGATCTCTCACGTGGAACTGGCTTCTGGTCTCCCTTCCCAGCAGAAAATTAAGGCAGATGACATGCCCCGTTTCTATGGAGACATCTGTGATGCTGTACGCTGCTCCCAGGATCCCTTAGGACAGGGAGCTTTGGGAACTGCTCTTCTCTCGGCCCGTGCTTGGGCCTGCAGGTTCATGCTTGGGGCCGAGTTCCCCACGACACCCAGGTCCGGAGGCCCAGAGGATCAGTCCAAGTCATCATTCAGGTGGCAAACCTTGGCCATTTGGTCCCACGCTCCCAATGTTACCTGTCAGAGCCAGCATGCCAAAGAAGAAAAGTATGGTGCCCAACTTGATGGAGAAGAGCCTGATGGTCCTCCAGAGAGTGGCCAGCCGGGAAGACCAGACCCCGGAACGGAAACTTCACCGCAAGCAGCACGCCATCAGCAG GGCGATTACAACCACGATGCCAGCCTGGAGGACAGTGGCTTTGCATCTGAAGTGGAGGAGCTTTGGAGAAAGTTTCTCATGCGTCCCAGCTGCCCCCAGTTCAGCACCAGGTCCACGTCCATGACCCACTACG GCCCAGCCACCACACTCGCTCCGCCGGAGGAGCTGTGCTTCGACTCTGAGCCCCGGACGATGACCGAGGACCTGCTCCCTGGCCAGCAGGGCTTGGACGTGCAGGTGGACG GCCTCCTCCATCCCTTCAGTAAGAGCGCCTGCGAGTTCAGTTCCCTGCAGAAGAGGAGTGCGCCCCGGGTGCCGAGCCCGGCCTCCAGCCGCCCAGCCCTGGCGCAGAGCGACCTGAGGAGGGGGGTGCCCTGGTACGTCGCTGTCATCCACGAGAAG GATCACTGCCTGCTCACGCTCGGGGAGGAAGTCCGGCGCCTCTCCGAGCTGGAGATGCAGGTTCAGAAGAAAGACCAGGAGATCCTGGCtctccaggaggagagggaggccttGAAGAGGCAGCTGAGATCCCTCCTGAAGGGCACGGGCCAGGAGGCCTTGCTCAGCCAGGGCACCAGG AAGCGGCCCTCGGAGTGCGTGTCAAAGCCGCAGAAGAGGCAGAGCACCGTGAAAaccacgggggacgagggggagCTGGAACCCAGGAGGCAG ATGCAGAAAGAGTTCTCTGTGACCATGACCGACAGAGGCCAGGTCCCAGAAGGAGGCGGCCTCGAGGAGGAAGAGGGCCTGGAAGGGGAGGCTGAGAGGGCTGTGgacaagggagggaggggcagtgggAGCAAGAAGGGGACTCTGCAGGAGAAGggaggcgaggaggaggaggaggtggaggaggaggaggtggaggaggaggaggaggaggaggagaagatgaTGGAGGAAGAGGAGTCGGGGGTGGaactggaggaggagaaggaagtccAGGAGGACAAGATTGTCGGCAGGAAGAGAGCTGGCTCCCTGGACGACACCTTTGAGGAGGAGCTGATGGCCCAGCTGGAGGAGTATGAGCAGTTGATACAGGAGTTCCAGTTCCAGCTGGAGATCACCCGGACCAGATACTCCCTGGCCACAG GTGCCATCAAGTCCCTGCAACAACAAGTGGAGCGCCAGGAGTCCCAGCTGCAGGCGGTCAGCACGGAGAACGAGCTGCTGCAGAAGGAGCTGCGGGCGCGGAAGCACCAGCTGCAGGCCATGTCCGACAAG TTCTCCAGCCTCCGGGAGGACAAGAAGCACCAGGAGATGATGGGGCTCATCGAGAAAGACAACCTCCTTCTCCGACAG CAAGTGTGGGACCTGGAGCGAGAACTCGCCAAGCGGGAGCAGGCCATCTCGGGCTCGGAGGCCAGGATCAGCCagctgcaggcccag CTcgaaagactgagaaacaagatcATCCAGGCTGCCTTTAACGCCGTCGGGGTCAAGTCCTTGGCCACAGAGATCTCTGACAGTGACATCCTGGAGGCCCTGCAG AGGATCATCTCAGAGAGAAATGACTACTACAACCAGCTGAAACAGAAGGGTGTCAAAATGCCCCCCCTGCAGCAGCTGGAGATCAGAGCCTCGCCCAGCAAGTCCAAGAAGATAACCTCCAAGTAG